The following DNA comes from Aquipuribacter hungaricus.
ACCCCTGCCGCGACCGCGGACGACGCGACAGCAGACGACGCCACGACCGACGACGCGACGACCACGGACGCGACGGCCGACGACGCGGGCAGCGACGGCGCGACCGCCGTCGGAGCGCCCACCGACGACGCGGCCGCCCCCGACGCGCCCACCGACGCGACGGGCGCCGACGCGACGGAGGGCGACGGTGGGTCCCACGACGAGCCCACCCTCCACTTCTCCGCGCTCGGCCTGCGCGACGAGCTGCTCGACGCCCTCGACCAGCTCGGCTACGAGGAGCCCACGCCGATCCAGGCCGAGGCCATCCCCGCCCTGCTCACCGGCACCGACCTGCTCGGCCAGGCGGCGACGGGCACCGGCAAGACCGCCGCGTTCGCCCTGCCGCTGCTGCAGCGCATCCGCGCCGACGGCGCCGCCCCCGGGGGCCGCAGCGCCCCGCTCGGCCTGATCCTCGTCCCGACCCGCGAGCTGTGCATGCAGGTCTCCGAGGCGCTGCACAAGTACGGCAAGCAGCTGGGCGTCCGCACGCTCCCGGTGTACGGCGGCCAGCCCGTCATGCGCCAGGTGCGCGAGCTCGAGCGCGGCGTCGACGTCGTCGTGGCCACCCCCGGCCGCGCGGTCGACCTCATCCAGCGCCGCAGCCTCGACCTGTCCGGCGTCAAGGTCGTCGTCCTCGACGAGGCGGACGAGATGCTCGACATGGGCTTCGCGGAGGAGCTCGAGCAGATCCTCGACGCCACCCCGCCCGCCCGGCAGACGGTGCTCTTCTCGGCCACGATGCCGCGCCGCCTGGACTCCATCACCCGCAAGCACCTGCGCGACCCGGTCCGGATCAGGATCGAGCGCGCCGCGCAGGTCGCGGGCGAGGCGCCGCAGGTCCGCCAGGTCGCCTACCTCGTCGACCGCGCGCACAAGACCGCCGCGCTCGGCCGCGTCCTCGACGTGGAGCAGCCGGTGGCGACCATCGTCTTCTGCCGCACCCGCGAGGAGGTGGAGACGCTCACCGAGACGCTCAACGGCCGCGGCTACCGTGCCG
Coding sequences within:
- a CDS encoding DEAD/DEAH box helicase, with product MTTTPDGSPGPTSDTPATPDATPDDAATPAATADDATADDATTDDATTTDATADDAGSDGATAVGAPTDDAAAPDAPTDATGADATEGDGGSHDEPTLHFSALGLRDELLDALDQLGYEEPTPIQAEAIPALLTGTDLLGQAATGTGKTAAFALPLLQRIRADGAAPGGRSAPLGLILVPTRELCMQVSEALHKYGKQLGVRTLPVYGGQPVMRQVRELERGVDVVVATPGRAVDLIQRRSLDLSGVKVVVLDEADEMLDMGFAEELEQILDATPPARQTVLFSATMPRRLDSITRKHLRDPVRIRIERAAQVAGEAPQVRQVAYLVDRAHKTAALGRVLDVEQPVATIVFCRTREEVETLTETLNGRGYRAEALHGGMTQDQRDKVMGRVRNQTAELLVATDVAARGLDIDHLTHVVNFDVPSAAEAYVHRTGRVGRSGREGVAITLAAPREQRLLQQVERLTGRRISIETLPTVADLRARRLEGTVAALREALGRDDLQDFRDVEGLVLDDAPAGTDRDQLLLAAIAMAHAARTGAVDEQDIPSFTAQRVPRGGDYSGHGRDAAFGGRSAGAPAGAGGPSRDAGPGPGKTRLFISLGRAGGMRPQDVVGSIANESDLTGKDIGPIVIAERFSLVDVPDEAATGVIHALQATRVKGRKVQVRRDRGPGAGGGEEGGDRPERADRGYAG